TAACAACTGAACAACATTCcttgtatgcatgcatgcattggatGATTCAGAGTGAAAATTGGAAGTGAATTGAGCCATCTAAACAGTAACTGATGCAAGCAGGAACAAAATTAGCACAAGCAACAACCAAAGTTCAGCAAACAGTCGGAACAGAGCAACGAGAAGATGAATCAAATTCGCACCAAAAATCATTCAAGTCGTACTGGATAAGCTAGGCAACAATCATTCGGTGCCACAAAATGTGATCAGACGTAGAACACAGTACTCATCACAACATCTCATCTGAACCTCTATTGAACTAAACGGCTGCCCAAATCTCTCATCCGAACCACTACGCACTGCTAGCAGTAAATCCTACATGGCTAAAAACATAACAGAGAAAAACGATCGAGACGACTCACGCATCAGTGCATCTCACTCGCCGGGAGCTACTTGCCTTGCAGAGAAGCTAATTCAGTCGCTGATAGTTTAGCCAAACACTCCTTTACGTCTAGCTCGTCTGAATTCTGGGAGACTACTATCCCTGACTTTATTCTTCCTCAAGTTGTAAACGATATGTCTATTATATGAGGAATAAAGTTGTTGATGCTAAAGAAAAAGCACCAGATATTGCAGTCCTTTATATTTTTGGTACAAGAGATTTCATCAAAGACCATAAGAGTTACATCTGTCTCCGGGATGGTCTCAAGTTAATAATATCCGCCAAACCATAGTACTATCCTGAATTACAGCTGTTAAGATTTAGAAATCACAGTTTGACAGTAATAGAGTAGTAAAAACACTGGATTGGGATCTCGTGCCTTCTTCATTACCACATTGATTGAATGGTTGTATGATTATGCAGAAGAAAAGTGCAGCATTCTTAAACAGGTTGGAGTGGATGAATTTCTTTTCCTACGAAACCTAATACAAATGAATCATATGAATACAAATGATTTGCATTTACACGAATCAAACAATCCATATAGGAAAATCTTCTAGGGATAAGAATTCTCTAAACATCTTTTGAATCAAATAGGCCCTTAGCTAACAGATTTACGGCCCTACATAAAGACATGGTTTATCTCTGTTCATGGCAAAAACTCTGTGCTTGGGATCATTCAACAAAGGACGAGCAACATAAGCTAAGAAAGGTTTAGTCGTTCAGATCACTTCAATCAAGCAAAACTCCTTTGCCAAACTCGGATAACAGAGAGGTGATATTTTCACTTCCGAAACATGATATAGGGATACATTGTGCCTAAACTCTTGCTTGTTTGTACAAGCATGCAGGTTTTAACTAGGAGAAAATAACTAAAAAGATTGCAATCAAAATAGAGATATAGCAAGCGAAAAAGAAAGACTCATCTCCACACAGACCAATCGAAGTGCACACAGAAAACACAGTATTAATGCAGAATCCAAAAGTGCCAGTTCTACCTGCATAAATAGGATAGATTGATAGCATTTTTGTTTGACACGGCAAACTAGCAAAATATACACTAATCAAATTGACCTGATAATAGCCTTGGCTGCTGTCTGGCAGTCAGCTCTTTGAGGGCAGAACCACACACACAAAATAGATTCCAAGTTTACTTGATAGATGATATGATCACCAGTACCCACACACGCAAGTACTAATCAAATTGACCTGATAATATCCTTGGCAGCTATCAGCTCATCAGGCAAGAATCTAGCAATGAGCTCTTTGAGAGCAGACGGACAACTGCTTTTGAGATGTTGGTAACCATCACTTGCGATCATTGCCTCCAATTGGAAGCAGAAGCAAGGAACTCAAAGCAAGCCTCCTTGAGTCCATGGCAGTTATGCTGCTCGGCCAAAGCCAAACTAGTGGCAACCATTTTGGTGTCAATGTGATTGCACAACTTCTCCTCACATATCAGCTTCAGCCTCTCGATGTCGTATCTGTCCGCCGCTACAAGTAGATGGCTAGCTGTCACAACATCATCTAGTGTTGCATCTTCATTAGTGCTCTCAGGGAGTGAATCCGTGTAGATGAAATGGAGCAAGGACTTGAACACATCAGCTTCTATATCATCAATTTCGATTGGATCAGCGGCTTCCGCCCTCATGGCGCCAAAGAGCTCTGCCCTGAAGACCGGTGAGCGAGCGGCGAGCATGGACCTATGAGCCGAGAATATCTCGCCATCGACTCGAAAGGCCACGTCTGCTCCATCCTTGCTTTCCAAGAGGCTACGGAGCTGCTGATGCAAGTTGCTTGGAGGAACCACAACAAACTGATTTGCATGTGTCTCTTTGCTGCGGATCTTCTTCACGACAGTGACATCACACCTGATTCTGAAACTATCGCCTCTTAGGTGCACTGATCCCTCGAGATCCTTCTGCAAGATAAAAGAAGTGAAACCCCAGTCTGAACCTTTGCTTGGGAAGATATGTTCTGTGATAGTTTTGGTGTATGAAGGCACTGGTTCTCCACCCTTGTCAAGTAAACTAAAGGTGAATTTCGCCTTCACATCCTTGGCATCAGCAGATTCAAGAACCAGATAAACAGATATGTAACCAGGCACGCCGTTACCATTTGGGTAATATTTAACAACCCAGACATGATCTCCGACTACGAAAGGGATAGATGTGGCAAACTCGCCAgtctggagcagctccttggaaTACGCATCTATCTTGATCACATGTGTCCTCCTTTCTTCTGCAACCACAATGGCGGACTTGACTATCCCACGCTCTCCCATTCTAGGGGTTGGATTGGGGTAGTACTTAAGGTTGGCAAGAATGGAAGATGAAATATTTTTCTGCGTCTGTAACTCCGTATATATAGAGAGATCAGTTAGAAGTTACAGGACAAAAACCACCCGATGTCCACGTTTACAACAGAAGTGATGGATACTAAGCAATAATATACATGAAAGTAACACACTCAACAACTTAAAATGGCCGATAGTAGAAATTCTTACGAAAATAAAGTTTTCTACTTGAAATTCTAGTCGATTATGTAAATTTGAGTAATAAAACATAAGAACTCTAAACAATAGAAAGAAATATGATCAGCGAAAGAACATGAATTCCCCTGTTAATTTCTTGATTATTACGTTATCGCAAGTGCACAACGAGTTACATTATTTGTGTTTGCAGATGCAAgaatagaaaaataaaataaagcatATATGTTTGTTAAACTGTACATATTGTTGTGAAGTTAAACTTACTCGGCATTGTGTCTTACTCGGCATTCTCAATTCTAATAACACACTTAAATTCTAATAACACACTTAAAATTTGTACATATTGTTGTGAAAATAAATCTAGCTCAGATGGGCCACTGCTATTAGATGGGCCGTGTCTGCGCGTATGCTCGCTGCATATATATCTCGTTTGCTCCAATCTTCCAACCGGTATCCAACTTCAAATTTTACCCGTGACACGGCATCTCCAACCCGGACCCGAAAATTTCCTCACGCATCTGCCCGCATACATCCGGCCTTCCTATTTCTTTTTTAAAAGTCGCATGTTCAAATAGCCGCATACATAGAGCACAGACATTCAAATAGCCACATGCAAtagtagttcaaattttaaaaagttcaaatgTTACGTTCCAACATTGTTGTCCTCTTTAACCGCCCATAGATGCTTGTGAGTTGCCCGATGCTGAATTtcttgatgcatttgaataaactctttAAATGTGGACGGATTCTGGTCTGGAAGTTCGATATGATCGCCCACGTTCTCAAATTCTAGAGCTGTGGCAGTATCCTCACCCTCATCCTTGATGATCATCtagtgcatgatcacacaacatgtcatcacctcccacaaggccTTCGGATTCCATTGCTTAGCATGTCCACGGACAACTGCAAACAGGCCTGTAGAACTCGAAATGCactctcgacatcctttctagctgcTTCTTGTCTTTGGGTAAAGTGAAACTTTTTCTGGCCAACTGGGTTAGAGATGGTGTTGACAAAGATAGCCCacggaggatagataccgtcaacaAGATAGTAGCCAATGGTGTTCTCATGTCCATTGACAGTAAAGTGGCAAGAAGAAGCTTTTCATTCAGTTAGCCTCGCAAACAATGGTGATCGTTGTAGCACATTGATGCCATTGTGAGACccgggcatgccaaagaaagcatgccaaatccaaagatcGTGTGATGGAACAGCTTCAAGAATGATGATGGGattcttaacatgaccctgataATGCCCTTGTAAAGCCTCTAGGTAGTTCTTCCATTTTCAATACATCCAGTCAAGACATCCAGGCAAACCGACCACCCTATCGCTTTTGAGATTGCCTAGGGCCTCTTGGTGTCTGCCacagttggttctctcaggtactgAGGTCAAAACACCTCGGCCACGATagttgcaaacctgaccatggcaaCTACGCAGGTGCTCTCAGACATCCATAGGTATTCGTCCCACGAATCAACGATCATGGCATACGCAAGCATCCGGAGTGTGACCGTGCACTTACGATAACCAGAGAACCCAATCGTTCCACGACATCCTTTCTTCAAGATGAAATAGTCATCATAGGGCCAAACACCATGGTACAAACAATCGAAGATAGCTTTGCGCATCTAAAAACGCCTGCTGAAATGGTCAGCGAAGAGAGCATTGTGGGCAAAGTAGTCGTCCATCAGTCAAATGGCAGTGCGCCCTGTTGCGGTTGATCACCCGATGACCCTTGATCGATCCCTTGAAATTCGGAACATGCTCCTCCGCATGCTCCGCATGTTCACTGCATCATCATCACCTCATTCGTGTAGTCCTCCTCTTTGGACGAGCCGTGAGACGACTCAACATATATAGTGcttgtatatgtactccaaatcAGAATCCATTCCTTAAAAGAAGAAGGGATG
This window of the Triticum aestivum cultivar Chinese Spring chromosome 5D, IWGSC CS RefSeq v2.1, whole genome shotgun sequence genome carries:
- the LOC123124225 gene encoding BTB/POZ and MATH domain-containing protein 1-like, which gives rise to MGERGIVKSAIVVAEERRTHVIKIDAYSKELLQTGEFATSIPFVVGDHVWVVKYYPNGNGVPGYISVYLVLESADAKDVKAKFTFSLLDKGGEPVPSYTKTITEHIFPSKGSDWGFTSFILQKDLEGSVHLRGDSFRIRCDVTVVKKIRSKETHANQFVVVPPSNLHQQLRSLLESKDGADVAFRVDGEIFSAHRSMLAARSPVFRAELFGAMRAEAADPIEIDDIEADVFKSLLHFIYTDSLPESTNEDATLDDVVTASHLLVAADRYDIERLKLICEEKLCNHIDTKMVATSLALAEQHNCHGLKEACFEFLASASNWRQ